The Fusobacterium sp. DD2 genome includes a region encoding these proteins:
- a CDS encoding TIGR00730 family Rossman fold protein: protein MNVVVYCGASGGKNDKYRYETISLGKIVAKYGHTLVYGGGNTGLMGSIADSVLENNGKVIGIIPEFLKRREVAHKKITQLITVETMSERKAKMISLGEFFIALPGGIGTMEEISEVLSLYRLGKIAYPCVFFNIDGYYDTLKKFYQNMVDEGFLSDEDFSNIHFFTTVDDFDRFFSQKL, encoded by the coding sequence ATGAATGTAGTAGTTTACTGCGGTGCATCTGGCGGAAAAAATGACAAATATAGGTATGAAACAATATCTCTTGGTAAAATAGTTGCAAAGTATGGTCATACCCTGGTTTATGGTGGTGGAAATACAGGCCTTATGGGGAGTATTGCTGACAGTGTCCTTGAAAACAATGGAAAGGTTATAGGTATCATACCTGAATTTCTTAAAAGACGTGAAGTTGCACATAAAAAAATAACCCAGCTTATTACAGTTGAAACTATGAGTGAGAGAAAAGCTAAAATGATATCTTTAGGAGAGTTTTTTATTGCTCTTCCAGGAGGAATAGGCACTATGGAGGAGATTTCAGAGGTGCTATCCCTATATAGACTTGGAAAAATTGCATATCCCTGTGTGTTTTTTAACATAGATGGTTACTATGATACCCTTAAAAAATTCTATCAGAATATGGTAGATGAGGGATTTTTAAGTGACGAGGATTTCAGTAACATCCACTTT